The following coding sequences lie in one Silene latifolia isolate original U9 population chromosome 5, ASM4854445v1, whole genome shotgun sequence genomic window:
- the LOC141657025 gene encoding uncharacterized protein LOC141657025, with amino-acid sequence MPHEKGSVGFFSTYRPPQPLDIFSLSTMPSSADREVHLTDGKSYNYNGQVIPPAALKLMLKRPVLASVGTEADVDSGRLTGLMLVSERSNGLETLHIALRLGVQKPSFYSFAEVYGTYNGIRMEDSGVFAGEYLVYVTTKDPALARRQPWTAIYKTHLATAETKRLTPSNTADLNPAISPDGKKIAVASFQGKDGGWQGEIGNLMTNIVVFPINNPLQRTIIVYNGGWPSWGSDNVIFFHRKLNDPTEPTADYWAVFRADLRTPGTVYQVTPNKIKAITPAAIDENTVVIGTIRKSSTFADKRTDPDQYRHVEIYDSTKPTGQTPVLITKGNKPKSDHFNPFVIPQNNGYKRVGYHRGVIKLKNPAVVESQQLMNIGSPVNGLGLFRVSGVFPTFSKDGTKLAFVDNEFLAVWVTDTKGPLRKVYEGEGPDSVFSPIWSQDPKKDILYFCKGPSFHASNEVDIMAIFDASTFKPSKPFPIVKNRSNNAFPCSSPDGTRLVYRSTRDGGKDLHKNLYIREEAHKAKDEKEIKLTRLTNGLWTDTHCDWSPNGKWIVFSSTRDKPQGTPSDNGLDPGYFAVYLLAVDNPSVVVRVVQSGPRCVGHVNHPFFSPKGNSIVIASDLAAVSCDPVSLPLFNHSVRPYGDVFTVDIDPYNIQNNKDIQTFTRMTHSKFENSTCTWTVYSTDSPGGAWNLVLNRPHILKCPYAYPDGSEGWQMTGHLIIPNRRC; translated from the exons ATGCCTCATGAAAAAGGAAGCGTAGGGTTCTTCTCAACCTACCGTCCACCGCAACCTCTCGACATATTCTCTCTCTCCACAATGCCCTCTTCAGCTGACCGTGAGGTGCACCTGACCGATGGTAAGTCTTACAACTACAACGGTCAGGTGATCCCACCTGCGGCCTTAAAGCTCATGCTCAAGCGTCCAGTATTGGCCTCAGTTGGGACTGAGGCCGATGTGGACTCTGGCAGGCTCACGGGTCTCATGCTGGTGTCTGAAAGGTCCAACGGGCTAGAAACACTTCACATAGCTCTCCGTCTTGGTGTCCAAAAGCCCTCATTCTATAGTTTTGCTGAAGTTTATGGGACATATAATGGGATACGCATGGAAGATAGCGGCGTTTTCGCCGGTGAATATCTTGTGTATGTCACCACCAAGGATCCTGCTCTGGCTCGTCGACAACCATGGACCGCTATCTATAAGACTCATTTAGCAACGGCTGAAACCAAACGCCTTACTCCTTCAA ACACAGCAGATTTAAACCCTGCAATATCACCTGATGGGAAAAAGATAGCAGTGGCATCATTCCAAGGGAAAGATGGTGGATGGCAAGGCGAAATCGGAAATCTAATGACTAACATTGTTGTATTTCCTATTAACAACCCCTTGCAGCGGACTATAATCGTTTATAACGGTGGTTGGCCGTCTTGGGGAAGCGACAATGTCATTTTCTTCCACCGCAAGCTTAACGACCCTACTGAACCTACCGCCGACTATTGGGCTGTGTTTCGCGCCGACCTTAGAACTCCTGGAACCGTTTATCAAGTGACACCAAATAAAATTAAGGCCATCACTCCGGCTGCTATCGATGAGAACACTGTTGTAATAG GAACTATTCGCAAAAGCTCAACGTTCGCAGATAAACGCACAGATCCTGACCAATATCGACACGTGGAGATCTACGACTCCACCAAACCAACAGGTCAGACGCCGGTGCTAATTACTAAGGGAAACAAACCAAAGTCTGATCACTTTAATCCCTTTGTCATACCCCAAAATAATGGTTACAAACGTGTTGGATATCATCGTGGTGTCATCAAGCTAAAG AATCCAGCAGTCGTCGAAAGTCAACAGCTTATGAATATCGGGTCTCCGGTTAATGGTTTAGGACTGTTCAGGGTTTCGGGCGTGTTTCCGACATTCTCCAAAGACGGCACTAAGCTTGCTTTCGTCGACAACGAGTTCCTTGCTGTGTGGGTTACCGATACCAAGGGCCCATTGCGTAAAGTTTATGAG GGGGAAGGACCTGACAGCGTGTTCTCGCCGATTTGGAGCCAAGATCCGAAAAAGGACATACTTTATTTCTGCAAAGGGCCTTCGTTTCACGCTAGCAACGAAGTGGATATCATGGCTATTTTTGATGCATCGACTTTCAAACCTAGTAAACCTTTTCCTATTGTCAAGAATCGCTCTAACAATGCATTCCCTTGTAGCAGTCCAGACG GAACAAGACTGGTCTATCGATCCACAAGGGACGGAGGAAAGGACTTGCATAAGAACCTATACATAAGAGAAGAAGCTCACAAAGCGAAAGACGAAAAAGAAATCAAATTGACAAGGCTCACAAATGGTCTTTGGACCGACACACATTGCGACTGGTCACCAAATGGTAAATGGATCGTATTCTCATCAACCCGCGACAAGCCCCAAGGTACTCCATCTGACAATGGTCTCGACCCAGGATACTTCGCAGTGTATTTACTTGCAGTGGACAACCCGTCTGTAGTAGTACGGGTTGTCCAGAGTGGACCCCGCTGTGTCGGACATGTTAATCACCCGTTTTTCAGCCCAAAAGGGAATAGCATTGTTATCGCCTCAGACCTTGCGGCCGTGTCATGTGACCCCGTCTCATTGCCTCTGTTTAATCACTCGGTGAGACCTTATGGAGACGTGTTTACAGTCGATATTGACCCATATAACATCCAGAACAACAAAGACATACAAACATTTACTCGGATGACACATAGTAAGTTTGAAAATTCGACTTGTACTTGGACCGTTTACTCGACTGATAGTCCCGGTGGAGCATGGAACCTTGTTTTGAACCGGCCTCATATACTTAAGTGCCCTTACGCGTACCCTGATGGAAGCGAAGGCTGGCAGATGACCGGTCATCTTATCATCCCGAACAGGCGTTGTTAA
- the LOC141655019 gene encoding uncharacterized protein LOC141655019, translating into MTNVLADTADLNPAVSPDGSKIAVASFQGKHGGWQGEIENLMTNIIVFPMDNPSERTTIVNNGGWPSWGSDNVIFFHRKLDDLANDYWAVFRAALSDPSNIELFAKAQRSEIDAQIFDCTKPSDSPVLITKGNKPMADHYNPFVIPQTISDDKRIGYHRGVIKLKDPSVVESQDLMNIRSPINGLGLFRVSGVFPTFSKDGTKLAFVDNEFLAVWVTDTKGPLRKVYEAVKPNSVFSPVWSQDPEKDILYFCKGPSFDAKSPVDIMAIFDASTSEHKLHPIVNNGFNNAFPCNNPDGTRLVYRSTRDGGEDFHKNPYIREEAHITKEEKEVKLTRLTDGPWTDTHCDWSPNGKWIVFSSTRDKPANAPVSDNGLDPGYFAVYLVVVDNPSVVVRVAHSGPHCVGHVNHPFFSPKGTSIVVASDLAAVSCDPVSLPLFNHSVRPYGDVFTIDIDPNNIQNNKDIQTFNRMTHSKYENSTCTWTVYSTEIPGGSWNLVLTRPHILKCPYAYPDGSEGWQMTGHLIIPNRRC; encoded by the exons ATGACAAATGTTTTGGCAGACACGGCAGATTTAAACCCTGCAGTATCACCTGACGGATCAAAAATAGCAGTGGCATCATTTCAAGGAAAACATGGTGGATGGCAAGGCGAAATCGAAAATCTAATGACTAACATTATTGTATTTCCAATGGACAATCCTTCCGAGCGGACCACAATCGTTAACAACGGTGGTTGGCCATCCTGGGGAAGCGACAATGTCATCTTCTTCCACCGCAAGCTTGACGACCTTGCCAACGACTATTGGGCTGTGTTTCGTGCTGCCCTAAGTGATCCTTCCAATATT GAACTATTCGCAAAAGCTCAACGTTCGGAGATAGACGCACAGATCTTCGACTGCACCAAACCAAGTGATTCACCAGTGCTAATTACTAAGGGAAACAAACCAATGGCTGATCATTATAATCCCTTTGTCATACCCCAAACTATTAGTGATGACAAACGTATTGGATATCATCGCGGTGTCATCAAGTTAAAG GATCCATCAGTCGTCGAAAGTCAAGACCTAATGAATATCAGGTCTCCGATTAACGGTTTAGGACTGTTCAGGGTTTCGGGTGTGTTTCCGACATTCTCCAAAGACGGCACTAAGCTTGCTTTCGTCGACAACGAGTTCCTCGCTGTGTGGGTAACCGATACCAAGGGCCCACTGCGTAAAGTTTATGAG GCGGTCAAACCGAACAGCGTGTTCTCCCCGGTTTGGAGCCAAGATCCAGAAAAGGACATACTGTATTTCTGCAAAGGGCCTTCGTTTGACGCCAAAAGTCCAGTGGATATCATGGCTATTTTTGATGCATCCACTTCCGAACATAAACTTCACCCTATTGTCAACAATGGCTTTAACAACGCGTTTCCTTGTAACAATCCAGACG GAACAAGACTGGTCTACAGATCCACAAGGGATGGTGGAGAGGACTTTCATAAAAACCCATACATAAGAGAAGAAGCCCACAtaacaaaagaagaaaaagaagtcaAATTGACAAGGCTTACAGATGGGCCTTGGACCGACACACATTGCGACTGGTCACCAAATGGTAAATGGATCGTATTCTCATCAACTCGCGACAAGCCTGCTAATGCTCCAGTATCGGACAATGGTCTTGACCCAGGATACTTCGCGGTCTATTTAGTCGTAGTGGACAACCCATCTGTAGTAGTACGGGTCGCCCACAGCGGACCCCACTGTGTCGGACATGTCAATCACCCGTTTTTCAGCCCAAAAGGGACTAGCATTGTTGTGGCCTCAGACCTTGCGGCCGTGTCATGCGACCCGGTCTCATTGCCTTTATTTAATCACTCAGTGAGGCCTTATGGAGACGTGTTTACAATCGATATTGACCCAAATAACATCCAGAACAACAAAGACATACAAACATTTAATCGGATGACACACAGTAAGTACGAGAATTCGACATGTACTTGGACCGTTTACTCGACTGAGATTCCCGGTGGATCATGGAACCTTGTTCTAACCCGGCCTCATATACTTAAGTGCCCTTACGCGTATCCTGATGGTAGCGAAGGCTGGCAGATGACCGGTCATCTTATCATCCCGAATAGGCGTTGTTAG